In Artemia franciscana chromosome 4, ASM3288406v1, whole genome shotgun sequence, a single window of DNA contains:
- the LOC136026210 gene encoding uncharacterized protein LOC136026210 isoform X2, with protein sequence MDTQGDIWTHEVISILLDSVKKHLQTGKCGDKLWTNVSIDVVSAASVPRDVATAAGVREKWVELMKNYVENRARNQTNLSPFFNELEYFYDNFRQVYVDIKRGESGPSAFWTEAKALDLVRIMSREKSKFDNDAQGKQSLYTKVATILSKQHGSPVTPGQVKEKYNRLLQTYQKITGATKLCEDAGFYDNLLSFVIEEGGLEDANDKKVWPRQHIEMLVALYQEQEEAFEPINSAFWKRVSASFLEDGIRYSSAQCQTKMKNMKRQYRLQKDKAERIGPGKVAWEYFELMKRLMDSKQKGTDAIPASSRGELRIPANSASQSQSSLVLEGDIGVKDPEPKRAKKLQNASFERCPMADVISQGVDLRQYPISSQFCSDKSTPSSSSIEVVQEISAVKEEPAPNVSFANDKKAWPRQHIEMLVAFYQEQEKSLKPVNSVFWSRVSASFLEDGIHYSSAQCQTKMETLKRQYRDHKDKAGQSGAGKVAWEYFELMKGLMAPNPEGTDAITASSRGGLRIPANSVSRPQSSPVPEADEGGKDPEPKRAKKLRSFSEPEGFQQLTNDVNLRHQERLRFEREVHQEKMKYKRELLEVKKELLKTVKTILEKIE encoded by the exons GAAAATGTGGGGACAAATTATGGACAAATGTTAGCATTGATGTTGTATCGGCTGCATCGGTTCCCAGGGATGTAGCAACTGCAGCTGGTGTCAGAGAAAAATGGGTTGAGCTGATGAAGAACTATGTCGAGAATCGTGCAAGGAACCAAACAAACCTTTCACCGTTTTTTAACGAGCTGGAGTACTTCTATGACAACTTTAGACAA GTTTATGTTGACATCAAAAGAGGGGAAAGTGGACCTAGTGCATTTTGGACTGAAGCTAAAGCATTGGATTTGGTTCGAATAATGTCCCGTGAAAAATCCAAATTTGACAACGATGCACAAGGCAAGCAGTCTCTTTATACCAAAGTGGCTACCATATTAAGCAAGCAGCATGGATCTCCTGTAACACCTGGTCAG GTAAAGGAGAAGTACAACCGGCTGCTCCAAACATATCAAAAGATCACTGGTGCGACAAAATTATGTGAAGATGCCGGTTTCTATGATAACTTGCTCTCATTCGTAATTGAAGAAGGGGGACTGGAAGATG CTAATGATAAAAAGGTTTGGCCAAGGCAGCATATTGAGATGCTGGTTGCCCTCTATCAAGAGCAGGAGGAAGCATTTGAACCAATAAATTCCGCCTTCTGGAAAAGAGTCTCTGCTTCTTTCTTAGAAGATGGCATACGTTACTCTTCAGCACAATgccaaacaaaaatgaaaaacatgaaaaggcAGTACAGGCTTCAAAAAGACAAGGCAGAAAGGATTGGACCAGGAAAAGTAGCCTGGGAGTATTTTGAACTCATGAAACGGTTGATGGACTCAAAGCAAAAGGGCACTGATGCAATACCTGCTTCTAGTAGGGGGGAATTGAGAATCCCTGCTAACTCAGCATCGCAATCGCAATCAAGCCTAGTGCTAGAAGGAGATATAGGCGTTAAAGATCCAGAGCCTAAGAGGGCCAAAAAACTGCAAAATG catcTTTTGAAAGATGCCCAATGGCCGATGTTATCTCTCAGGGAGTTGATTTAAGGCAATATCCAATTTCAAGTCAATTTTGTTCTGACAAATCCACTCCAAGTTCATCTTCTATTGAAGTAGTTCAAGAAATATCAGCTGTTAAAGAAGAACCTGCTCCAAATGTATCATTTG CTAATGATAAAAAGGCTTGGCCTAGGCAGCATATTGAGATGCTGGTTGCCTTCTATCAAGAGCAGGAGAAATCATTGAAACCAGTGAATTCGGTCTTCTGGAGTAGAGTCTCTGCTTCTTTCTTAGAAGATGGTATACATTACTCTTCAGCACAATGCCAAACAAAAATGGAAACCCTAAAAAGGCAGTACAGGGATCATAAAGACAAAGCAGGACAGAGTGGAGCAGGAAAAGTAGCCTGGGAGTATTTTGAACTCATGAAAGGGTTGATGGCCCCAAATCCAGAAGGCACTGATGCAATAACTGCTTCGAGTAGGGGAGGTTTAAGAATCCCTGCTAACTCTGTATCGCGACCGCAATCAAGCCCAGTGCCAGAAGCAGATGAAGGCGGTAAAGATCCAGAGCCTAAGAGGGCCAAAAAACTGCGATCTTTTAGCGAACCTGAAGGATTTCAACAACTCACTAATGATGTCAATTTACGGCATCAGGAACGTTTACGATTTGAACGGGAAGTTCatcaagaaaaaatgaaatataagcGTGAATTActtgaagtgaaaaaagaattactaaagacagtgaaaacaatacttgaaaaaattgaatag
- the LOC136026212 gene encoding putative nuclease HARBI1, whose protein sequence is MVSSAGYPDEPGDGLNLQSRTSPKMSQAARRNLISAMIALVNEVFDSDDESTDSENELHQDEEELNEQSILTTRASTPTTSRRIVPKIAGYAGTVIERMADCDFKTHFRLNRSTFDLLLGKINVNLENQARPTSPDKMLLITLWTLATPECYRSVGCRFGVSKSTVCRIIRRTIDAIFELASTTIKWPGANEAQYIISANSSTAGFPGVLGAIDVTHIPITAPQHSPETYINRKGFHSLQLQVVCQHNLKFIDCYVGQPGSMDDARVFWFSEIGTDLQTLFFPEDSHLIGDAAYPLSDRLLTPYRDTGNLTECQVRYNFKLSSTRMSVERAIGQLKSRFRRLKSFDSPDLAFICKSVIAACTLHNFCIDENDLHFEDSEELSSAEATTINSENIVSNFTAAGRTKRDHIARPL, encoded by the exons ATGGTTTCATCTGCTGGATACCCCGATGAGCCTGGAGATGGCTTGAACTTGCAAA gtAGAACCTCTCCCAAAATGTCCCAGGCTGCGCGGAGAAATCTTATTTCAGCAATGATTGCTTTGGTTAATGAAGTTTTTGACTCGGATGACGAGTCTACTGACTCGGAGAATGAATTACATCAAGATGAGGAAGAGCTGAATGAGCAAAGTATCTTAACG aCAAGAGCTTCAACACCAACCACATCGAGACGAATTGTGCCAAAGATAGCAGGATATGCAGGAACAGTCATAGAGAGAATGGCGGATTGTGATTTTAAAACTCATTTTAGACTTAATAGAAGTACTTTCGATCTTCTCTTAGGAAAAATTAACGTAAACCTAGAGAATCAGGCAAGACCGACATCACCAGACAAGATGCTCCTCATAACTCTATGGACTCTGGCAACCCCAGAGTGCTATAGGTCCGTTGGATGTCGCTTTGGTGTGTCTAAGTCAACAGTGTGCCGAATCATAAGAAGAACAATTGACGCCATTTTCGAATTGGCATCAACAACAATAAAGTGGCCAGGGGCTAATGAAGCCCAATATATAATTTCTGCCAATAGTTCTACTGCTGGCTTTCCAGGGGTTCTTGGTGCTATAGATGTGACCCATATACCAATCACAGCCCCTCAACACTCTCCTGAAACATATATCAACAGAAAGGGGTTTCACTCTCTGCAATTGCAAGTTGTGTGCCAACATAACCTGAAATTCATTGACTGTTATGTAGGGCAGCCAGGGTCCATGGATGATGCCCgtgttttttggttttcagaAATTGGCACTGACctacaaactttattttttcccgAGGATAGCCATTTAATCGGCGATGCAGCATACCCACTTTCTGATCGATTACTAACACCATATAGAGATACGGGTAACCTAACTGAATGTCAGGTTAGGTACAACTTTAAACTGTCTTCTACAAGAATGTCTGTTGAAAGGGCGATTGGACAGTTAAAGAGTCGTTTTAGGAGACTGAAGTCTTTTGATTCCCCTGACCTTGCATTTATTTGCAAATCAGTAATTGCAGCATGCACCTTGCATAACTTTTGCATTGACGAGAATGATCTCCATTTTGAAGATTCAGAAGAGCTGAGCTCGGCCGAAGCTACTACAATTAATTCAGAGAATATCGTCTCCAATTTCACAGCCGCTGGGAGAACAAAAAGGGACCACATTGCGAGACCTTtataa